The Callospermophilus lateralis isolate mCalLat2 chromosome 15, mCalLat2.hap1, whole genome shotgun sequence genome window below encodes:
- the Utf1 gene encoding undifferentiated embryonic cell transcription factor 1, protein MLLRPRRPPPLAPPGPPSPDSPDADLRPAGDGPGTPPVGPTTLGALAEPESPQSPVSPGSAQRTPWSARETELLLGTLLQPAVWRSLLLDRRQALPTYRRVSAALARQQVRRTPAQCRRRYKFLKDKLRDAQGQPPGPFDAQIRELMGLLGDNGRRRVRRRPSGPGRPQRGRRPAAAAPAPDDPGASPLPAARDPDVDAVCALRFSPSVPKSADACRAPGSPPAPAQTALRTLSPERGHAPGSPPPPDPAPEDPGEPPGSPENRAPPQAAPPSLNAALLQTLTHLGDIVAVLGPLRDQLLTLNQHVEQLRGSFDQTVSLAVGFILGSAAAERGVLRDPRE, encoded by the exons ATGCTGCTCCGTCCCCGGCGGCCGCCACCGCTCGCGCCTCCGGGGCCGCCGTCGCCAGACAGTCCCGACGCCGACTTGCGGCCCGCCGGGGACGGCCCTGGGACCCCACCTGTGGGTCCCACCACGCTAGGCGCGCTGGCGGAGCCGGAGTCGCCCCAGTCGCCCGTGTCCCCGGGATCGGCACAGCGCACGCCCTGGAGCGCCCGGGAGACGGAACTGCTGCTGGGCACGCTGCTGCAGCCGGCCGTGTGGCGCTCGCTGCTGCTGGACCGCCGCCAGGCGCTGCCCACCTATCGCCGCGTGTCCGCCGCGCTGGCCCGCCAGCAGGTGCGGCGCACGCCCGCGCAGTGCCGCCGCCGGTACAAGTTCCTCAAGGACAAGCTCCGCGACGCACAGGGCCAGCCGCCCGGGCCCTTCGACGCACAGATCCGCGAGCTCATGGGGCTGCTGGGCGACAACGGGCGCAGGCGGGTCCGCCGCCGCCCCTCTGGACCCGGACGCCCCCAGCGCGGCCGCCGCCCGGCCGCCGCTGCGCCCGCCCCTGACGACCCAG GCGCCTCGCCGCTACCGGCCGCCCGGGATCCAGATGTGGACGCCGTCTGCGCGCTCAGGTTCAGCCCGTCCGTGCCGAAGTCTGCGGACGCCTGCCGCGCCCCGGGCTCCCCACCGGCCCCCGCCCAGACGGCTCTCCGCACACTCTCCCCCGAACGCGGCCATGCGCCGGGCTCCCCACCGCCGCCGGACCCCGCCCCCGAGGACCCGGGCGAGCCGCCTGGCAGTCCCGAGAACCGCGCGCCCCCACAGGCTGCGCCCCCGTCGCTGAACGCCGCGctgctgcagaccctgacgcacctgGGCGACATCGTGGCTGTCCTGGGACCGTTGCGCGACCAGCTGCTGACCCTGAACCAGCACGTGGAGCAGCTGCGTGGCTCCTTCGACCAGACGGTGTCCCTGGCCGTGGGTTTCATCTTGGGCAGTGCCGCCGCAGAGCGGGGCGTCCTGAGGGACCCGCGAGAGTGA